Proteins encoded within one genomic window of Ammonifex degensii KC4:
- a CDS encoding SDR family oxidoreductase, translating into MKKGQGGRKMVLVTGGTGLVGRAVVKELLSHRLKVRCLVRDPERARVLLGPEPEYVAGDVTDPASVQAAMEGAEAVVHLVAIIREKGRQTFRAINVEGTANVVRTAREARVRRFIHMSALGVKADPRRPYGHSKWQGEELVRESGLDWTILRPSIVYGPGFGFLDRMAQSVKLSPPPLVFYPAINIRFQPIASWDLARCVFLCLTNSMLIRQTCDLGGPEHLTYREMLAAYLEAKGLRRLPVPVPLGIIKAVAPVLERILPDPPVTTAELKQLEEDNVTDPTVVEKIFGFRPVSFKEGLKQFTLP; encoded by the coding sequence AGGAAGATGGTGCTGGTAACAGGCGGGACAGGGCTGGTGGGAAGAGCGGTGGTGAAAGAACTCCTCAGCCACCGTCTCAAAGTGCGGTGCCTGGTGCGTGATCCGGAGCGTGCCCGGGTGCTCCTAGGCCCGGAGCCGGAATACGTCGCCGGAGACGTGACCGACCCCGCCAGCGTGCAGGCGGCCATGGAAGGAGCAGAAGCGGTTGTTCACCTGGTGGCTATAATCCGGGAAAAGGGCCGCCAAACTTTTAGGGCTATCAACGTGGAAGGGACGGCCAACGTGGTGCGCACAGCCAGAGAAGCCAGGGTCAGACGTTTCATTCACATGAGTGCTTTGGGAGTTAAGGCCGATCCCCGCCGCCCTTACGGGCACTCCAAGTGGCAGGGAGAGGAACTGGTGAGGGAAAGCGGGCTTGACTGGACCATCCTGCGCCCTTCCATAGTCTATGGTCCCGGCTTCGGCTTTCTCGACCGCATGGCCCAGTCGGTAAAACTTTCCCCTCCCCCGCTGGTTTTCTACCCGGCCATAAATATCCGTTTCCAGCCCATAGCTTCCTGGGACTTAGCCCGCTGCGTTTTCTTGTGCCTAACAAATTCTATGCTTATAAGGCAGACCTGTGATCTGGGAGGGCCGGAGCACCTGACCTATCGGGAAATGCTGGCTGCCTATCTCGAGGCCAAAGGGCTGCGCCGCCTCCCCGTGCCCGTGCCCTTGGGAATTATAAAGGCGGTGGCCCCGGTACTGGAAAGGATACTTCCCGATCCGCCCGTGACCACCGCCGAACTCAAACAGCTAGAAGAAGATAACGTCACCGACCCGACGGTAGTGGAAAAGATTTTTGGCTTCCGCCCGGTAAGCTTCAAGGAAGGACTTAAGCAATTTACCCTTCCTTAA